The proteins below come from a single Danio aesculapii chromosome 25, fDanAes4.1, whole genome shotgun sequence genomic window:
- the parietopsin gene encoding parietopsin → MENIAKTEHTMTAQPTIFPRVGYSILSYLMFINTTLSVFNNLLVIAVMVKNLHFLNAMTVIILSLAVSDLLIATCGSAIVTVTNYEGSFFLGDAFCVFQGFAVNYFGLVSLCTLTLLAYERYNVVCKPMAGFKLNVWRSCQGLLLVWLYCLFWAVAPLLGWSSYGPEGVQTSCSLGWEERSWRNYSYLILYTLMCFILPTAIITYCYSNVLLAMRKINKSIESQGGKNCAEDNVHVVRMVLAMIIAFFVCWLPYTAISVLVVVNPEISIPPLIATMPMYFAKTSPVYNPIIYFLTNKRFRESSLEVLSCGRYISRETGGPLMGSSMQRSQSRVNPV, encoded by the exons ATGGAGAACATCGCTAAAACTGAGCATACCATGACGGCTCAGCCGACCATCTTTCCTCGCGTGGGCTACAGTATACTTTCATACCTCATGTTCATAAACACCACTCTCTCCGTCTTCAATAACTTACTAGTGATCGCTGTAATGGTGAAGAACCTGCATTTCCTGAACGCGATGACCGTTATTATCCTCAGTTTGGCGGTTTCTGATCTTCTCATCGCCACCTGTGGATCTGCCATCGTCACCGTCACCAACTATGAGGGAAGTTTCTTTTTAGGCGACGCGTTTTGTGTTTTTCAAGGTTTCGCTGTGAACTACTTTG GCCTGGTGTCTTTGTGCACCCTCACTCTGCTGGCGTACGAGCGCTATAACGTGGTCTGTAAACCGATGGCGGGCTTCAAACTGAACGTGTGGAGGAGCTGTCAGGGTCTGCTGTTGGTCTGGCTCTACTGCCTCTTCTGGGCCGTGGCTCCTCTGCTGGGCTGGAGCTCATATGGGCCCGAAGGCGTCCAAACGTCCTGCTCTTTGGGCTGGGAAGAGAGATCCTGGAGAAACTACAGTTATCTGATCCTCTACACGCTCATGTGCTTCATCCTGCCTACTGCCATCATCACATACTGTTATAGTAACGTGCTTCTGGCTATGAGGAAG ATCAACAAAAGCATTGAAAGTCAGGGAGGAAAGAACTGTGCTGAGGACAATGTGCACGTGGTGCGAATGGTTCTGGCCATGATCATCGCCTTCTTCGTCTGCTGGCTGCCGTACACCGCCATCTCTGTGCTTGTCGTGGTGAATCCAGAGATCTCCATCCCTCCTCTGATCGCCACCATGCCCATGTACTTCGCCAAAACCAGCCCCGTCTACAATCCCATCATCTACTTCCTCACTAACAAACGG TTTCGAGAATCTTCTCTGGAGGTCCTGTCCTGCGGTCGATACATTTCTCGTGAAACTGGTGGTCCGTTAATGGGATCATCAATGCAGAGGAgccaaagcagggtgaatccagtCTGA
- the nt5dc3 gene encoding 5'-nucleotidase domain-containing protein 3 gives MPTLSLPLSNLLRNKEGFRRLVAHVKSLHTGSRSWLFSGSTPCFTRSRGGRFGLLSRRKGPVAPLTAGNMCTCSGDDKSSWLWSVYNETKQKTQDLIPVISNNFVNPDTIFANNQMSLQDIEIYGFDYDYTLAFYSSHLHTLIFNIARDILIEEHRYPEGLREYDYIPNFVIRGLHYDVQKALLMKIDAFHYIQLGTVYRGLNPVPEKEVIAMYEGSHVPLEIMSDFYGKSSHGHTMKQFMDIFSLPEMSLLSCVNDYFMKHNIDYEPVHLYKDVKEVIGNVHVRGIMYRAVEADIEKYIRYGEQTHAVLRKLSKNGKKMFLITNSPFDFVDRGMNYIVGKDWRDLFDVVIVQADKPSFFNDRRKPFRRVTDKGVLLWDRIHHLEKGQIYKQGNLYEFLRLTGWRGSKVLYFGDHIYSDLADLTLKHGWRTGAIIPELREEIKIMNTEEYVHTMTWLQALTGLLEQMQVHRDSASQTVLQQWIDEREDMRLRTKDIFNAQFGSLFRTYHNPTYFSRRLSRFADIYMASLSCLLNYDLQHTFYPRRTPLQHESPIWPEQTSTTGSKIPLHSHRTSSV, from the exons ATGCCCACTTTGTCCTTGCCGCTTTCCAACCTGCTCCGCAATAAGGAGGGTTTTAGGAGACTCGTGGCGCATGTTAAGTCTTTGCACACCGGCAGCAGGTCATGGTTGTTCAGCGGCAGCACCCCGTGTTTCACCCGTTCTCGGGGAGGCAGATTTGGGCTCTTGTCCAGAAGGAAAGGTCCTGTGGCTCCGCTGACAGCCGGGAACATGTGCACCTGCTCCGGCGACGACAAATCCAGCTGGCTCTGGTCTGTTTACAATGAAACCAAGCAGAAAACGCAAG aTTTAATTCCTGTGATATCAAACAACTTTGTGAACCCAGACACCATCTTCGCTAACAATCAGATGAGTCTACAGGACATTGAGATCTATGGCTTCGACTACGACTACACGCTTGCTTTCTACTCCAGTCACCTTCACACACTCATATTCAACATCGCCCGAGACATTCTCATCGAAGAGCACAGG TATCCAGAGGGACTGAGGGAATATGATTACATCCCTAATTTTGTAATTCGTGGTTTGCACTATGATGTTCAAAAG GCCTTACTGATGAAGATTGATGCCTTTCATTATATTCAGCTGGGTACAGTGTACAG GGGTCTTAATCCTGTACCAGAAAAAGAGGTGATTGCCATGTATGAGGGCTCCCATGTTCCCCTCGAGATCATGAGTGACTTCTACGGCAAG AGCTCTCACGGTCACACCATGAAGCAGTTCATGGATATCTTCTCTTTGCCGGAAATGTCGCTGCTATCATGTGTTAATGACTACTTCATGAAGCACAACATCGACTATGAACCCGTTCATCTTTATAAAGACGTCAAG GAGGTCATAGGAAACGTACATGTCAGAGGGATTATGTATCGAGCAGTCGAGGCTGATATCG AGAAGTACATCCGTTACGGTGAACAAACACATGCTGTGTTACGGAAGCTGTCTAAAAATGGAAAGAAGATGTTTCTGATCACCAACAGCCCTTTTGATTTTGT AGACCGAGGCATGAACTATATTGTTGGGAAAGACTGGCGGGACCTGTTCGACGTTGTCATAGTGCAGGCCGACAAGCCAAGCTTTTTCAATGACAGGAGGAA GCCATTCAGACGAGTTACAGATAAAGGCGTGCTGTTATGGGACAGAATTCATCACCTTGAGAAAGGGCAGATCTATAAACAG GgaaacctgtatgagtttttgCGGCTTACTGGCTGGAGGGGCTCAAAGGTTTTGTACTTTGGAGATCACATTTACAGTGACCTTGCT GATCTGACCCTGAAACATGGTTGGAGAACGGGAGCGATTATTCCTGAGCTGCGTGAGGAGATCAAGATCATGAATACCGAGGAGTACGTCCACACCATGACCTGGCTGCAGGCGCTGACCGGCCTGCTTGAGCAGATGCAG GTGCATCGAGACTCAGCATCTCAAACGGTGCTTCAGCAGTGGATTGATGAAAGAGAGGATATGAG GTTAAGGACCAAAGACATCTTCAACGCCCAGTTTGGGAGTCTTTTCCGTACGTACCACAACCCGACCTATTTTTCGCGCCGTCTTTCCCGCTTTGCCGACATCTACATGGCATCTCTGAGCTGTTTGCTGAACTACGACCTCCAGCACACCTTCTACCCCAGACGAACCCCCCTGCAGCACGAGTCCCCCATCTGGCCCGAGCAGACCAGCACCACAGGCTCCAAAATCCCTCTCCACAGCCACAGGACATCCAGCGTCTGA